A stretch of Anaerohalosphaeraceae bacterium DNA encodes these proteins:
- a CDS encoding uroporphyrinogen decarboxylase family protein, producing MTTSVLLKEPQRAPSAEGKLLQLVRQAYRQGRRLAAPLVGFPACSWMGVSIKVAQQNYGIHYKCIAAMVEKLRPDAAFMMMDLSVEANALGLPVRFPVHDSSTVEYHPVRTLEDLRPFRPINILQDSRICSYIKTVEMLRTGLPEEVLVGAYVIGPFTLSGLLAGAEQIAADTILDPEKVDALCRFSTGVIQPYARALVHAGADLLCILEPTAAIVGPAEFERFSAAYVRQIIDSVRHTGADTIYHICGNSMHLIEAMARSGVSALSLDSPQIGVNLPLAAQKAGPDVLVIGNINPVAVMQDGTPDQVRTACLELLEQMQDYPNFILSTGCDLPPTVSLENLRAFMETARSWRLNPSKNTK from the coding sequence ATGACGACATCTGTTTTGTTGAAAGAGCCGCAGCGGGCACCTTCGGCGGAAGGAAAACTGCTCCAGCTTGTCCGGCAGGCCTACCGGCAGGGCAGGCGTCTGGCCGCTCCCCTGGTGGGCTTCCCGGCCTGCAGCTGGATGGGCGTGTCCATCAAAGTAGCCCAGCAGAATTACGGCATTCATTACAAATGCATTGCCGCCATGGTTGAAAAACTTCGTCCTGATGCCGCCTTTATGATGATGGACCTGTCCGTAGAGGCCAACGCCCTCGGCCTTCCGGTTCGGTTTCCCGTTCACGATTCGAGCACCGTCGAATATCATCCCGTTCGAACCCTCGAAGACCTCCGCCCCTTCCGTCCAATCAATATCCTGCAGGACTCCCGCATCTGTTCCTATATCAAAACCGTAGAGATGCTCCGTACAGGTCTGCCGGAGGAGGTTTTGGTCGGGGCTTATGTCATCGGCCCCTTTACGCTGTCGGGATTGCTGGCCGGGGCCGAACAGATTGCCGCCGATACCATTCTGGACCCGGAGAAAGTTGACGCCCTGTGCCGGTTTTCAACCGGTGTCATCCAGCCCTACGCCCGAGCGCTGGTTCATGCCGGGGCCGACCTCTTGTGCATCCTCGAACCGACAGCGGCGATTGTCGGCCCCGCGGAGTTCGAGCGGTTCAGTGCCGCTTATGTCCGGCAAATCATTGATTCGGTGCGTCATACCGGTGCAGACACGATTTATCATATCTGCGGCAATTCCATGCACCTGATTGAGGCCATGGCCCGTTCCGGCGTATCTGCCCTCAGTCTTGATTCCCCGCAAATCGGCGTCAATCTACCGCTGGCGGCCCAAAAAGCCGGCCCGGACGTGCTGGTCATCGGCAATATCAATCCGGTCGCCGTGATGCAGGATGGAACCCCGGACCAGGTGCGTACGGCTTGTCTGGAACTGCTCGAACAGATGCAGGATTATCCGAATTTTATTCTGAGTACCGGCTGCGATTTACCGCCGACGGTTTCCCTCGAAAACCTCCGGGCTTTTATGGAAACGGCACGCTCCTGGCGGCTCAATCCGTCAAAAAACACAAAATGA
- a CDS encoding corrinoid protein, with protein sequence MADLKALAQAVIDGNPTEAVRLTKQALEEGLSPKTILNEGLIAGMDVVGVRFKANEIYIPQVVIAGRAMKMAMELLEPKLAAAGVDPIGKAVIGTVQGDLHDIGKNLVAMMLKGAGFKVEDLGVDVDPETFVEKAKSTNAQIVGLSALLTTTMTAMDKTIQAIREAGLSCKVMVGGAPVTQNFADKIGADGYAPDAASAVDLAKSLLN encoded by the coding sequence ATGGCAGATTTGAAAGCATTGGCGCAGGCCGTCATTGACGGCAATCCGACCGAAGCGGTTCGTCTGACAAAACAAGCCCTCGAGGAGGGCCTTTCTCCGAAGACCATCCTGAATGAAGGACTGATTGCCGGAATGGATGTGGTCGGAGTCCGCTTCAAAGCCAACGAAATCTACATCCCCCAGGTGGTGATTGCCGGACGGGCGATGAAAATGGCGATGGAGCTGCTCGAGCCCAAACTGGCCGCCGCCGGCGTGGACCCTATCGGCAAGGCCGTGATCGGCACGGTACAGGGCGACCTGCATGACATCGGCAAGAATCTGGTAGCTATGATGCTCAAAGGCGCTGGGTTCAAGGTGGAGGACCTCGGTGTGGATGTGGACCCGGAAACCTTTGTCGAAAAGGCCAAAAGCACCAATGCCCAGATTGTCGGCCTCAGCGCCCTTTTAACCACAACAATGACCGCCATGGACAAAACCATTCAGGCCATTCGCGAGGCCGGTTTATCCTGCAAGGTGATGGTCGGCGGAGCACCGGTCACCCAAAACTTCGCTGACAAAATCGGCGCTGACGGCTATGCACCCGACGCCGCCTCCGCCGTCGATTTGGCCAAAAGCCTGCTTAATTAA
- a CDS encoding Fur family transcriptional regulator, whose translation MMGEHLQKAAQLLEESGLRKTRPRLEILCVLLEADSPLTGEQIFERLSTASVDKATVYRTLLLLLEHDIVHNAYLRDRIRHFELAHHCKPDHCHPHFTCRDCGRTVCLYQAVVPAVQNLPDGYLVLHRQTRLEGICPDCRTEGFGDE comes from the coding sequence ATGATGGGAGAACACCTCCAAAAAGCTGCACAACTGCTGGAGGAAAGCGGGCTGCGGAAGACCCGGCCGCGTCTGGAGATTCTCTGTGTTCTGTTGGAAGCGGACAGTCCGCTGACCGGTGAGCAGATTTTTGAGCGGCTGTCGACGGCATCTGTGGATAAGGCCACGGTCTATCGGACTTTGCTGCTTTTGCTTGAGCACGATATTGTTCACAATGCCTATTTGCGTGACCGCATCCGGCATTTTGAACTCGCCCATCACTGCAAACCCGATCATTGCCATCCTCATTTTACCTGTCGGGATTGCGGCCGGACGGTCTGCCTTTATCAGGCTGTTGTGCCTGCTGTCCAGAATCTGCCGGACGGATATCTTGTGCTGCATCGGCAGACTCGTTTGGAGGGCATTTGTCCGGACTGCCGAACGGAGGGATTCGGGGATGAATAG
- a CDS encoding prepilin-type N-terminal cleavage/methylation domain-containing protein translates to MRKRSRSAFSLLELLAVMAVLALLISLLLPGLRAARMLAGRLSCASNLHQIGTAVILYAQANRGRFPETTHGQTADKSWIYTLAGFLQEVDAVRICPADAKRTERLREHLSSYVLNEYVAVDYADPFGRPLKSYTNLYQLKLASKTMTVFEISDQAAVSITSDHTHSRQWFSVQDGRAWDRICRDIQPDRHRTGSSLPDYTRGSANFLFADAHVETISAAQLHQMAQAGIDFAKPPE, encoded by the coding sequence ATGCGCAAACGAAGCCGGAGCGCCTTTTCGCTGCTTGAACTGCTGGCGGTAATGGCGGTGTTGGCCTTGCTGATTTCTCTGCTTTTACCGGGGCTGCGTGCCGCCCGGATGCTGGCGGGGCGATTGTCCTGCGCTTCGAATCTGCACCAGATTGGAACGGCCGTCATTCTTTACGCGCAGGCCAATCGGGGACGTTTCCCGGAAACGACGCATGGTCAGACGGCGGACAAAAGCTGGATTTACACGCTGGCCGGTTTTCTTCAGGAGGTCGATGCCGTGCGGATTTGTCCGGCGGATGCCAAACGGACGGAGCGTCTGCGTGAGCATCTCAGTTCCTACGTCCTCAATGAGTACGTAGCTGTGGACTATGCGGACCCTTTCGGACGTCCGCTGAAGTCCTACACCAATCTGTATCAGCTCAAACTGGCCTCCAAAACCATGACGGTCTTTGAAATCTCTGACCAGGCCGCCGTCAGCATCACCTCCGATCATACGCACAGTCGGCAGTGGTTTTCAGTACAGGACGGGCGGGCGTGGGACCGCATCTGTCGGGATATTCAGCCCGACCGTCATCGGACCGGCTCTTCATTGCCCGACTATACACGGGGTTCGGCCAATTTTCTGTTTGCAGATGCGCATGTGGAGACGATTTCAGCCGCACAGCTTCATCAAATGGCGCAGGCCGGCATCGATTTTGCCAAACCGCCGGAATAG
- a CDS encoding choice-of-anchor M domain-containing protein, whose protein sequence is MNSYTGLMIAGWLSLAVQAAGTHCVRMDSPVVTFYFGVETAFPDPNQMEVIDGFHTDLSTPYLCGEGLCRWDFAVSPNDLPGGGARRIPPQRALLFVNPLARMTMPASPAFAFLGASPGQTIWVLPQNYLSGVLWLGFNSGQMTADVLSGLCLWNPQDAGRADTPARWLRVRLLDVRRPQGSHFSLWQTGSFGQPRVFFSTYDGGITEQDVYYYQAGAHTHLNWGFTKPGLYEVDLQLSTFYQCSSDLTADLTGDCRVNLSDAAVIAAHWLQSGCADPNSCGGADLNQSGRVEPADLSILADQWLFCGSPFPSECL, encoded by the coding sequence ATGAACAGTTATACAGGTCTGATGATTGCCGGATGGCTGAGTCTGGCGGTCCAGGCGGCCGGGACGCACTGTGTGCGGATGGACAGCCCGGTTGTTACGTTTTATTTCGGAGTGGAAACGGCCTTTCCGGACCCCAACCAGATGGAGGTCATCGACGGCTTCCATACGGATTTGAGCACACCGTACCTGTGCGGCGAAGGCCTGTGCAGATGGGATTTCGCCGTTTCGCCGAATGACCTGCCGGGCGGCGGAGCACGCCGAATCCCGCCGCAGCGGGCTCTGCTTTTTGTCAATCCGCTGGCTCGGATGACCATGCCCGCCTCGCCGGCTTTTGCCTTTCTCGGCGCCTCCCCCGGTCAAACCATCTGGGTCCTCCCGCAGAACTATCTGAGCGGCGTGCTCTGGCTGGGGTTCAATTCCGGACAGATGACCGCGGATGTGCTCAGCGGGCTTTGTCTGTGGAATCCGCAGGATGCCGGAAGGGCTGATACGCCCGCCCGCTGGCTTCGGGTCCGGCTGCTGGACGTCCGCAGGCCGCAGGGGAGCCATTTTTCTCTTTGGCAGACCGGCTCCTTCGGACAGCCGCGGGTTTTTTTCTCCACGTATGACGGCGGGATTACCGAGCAGGATGTGTATTATTATCAGGCCGGCGCCCATACTCATCTGAACTGGGGATTCACAAAACCCGGCCTTTACGAAGTCGATTTGCAGCTGAGCACTTTTTATCAGTGCTCCTCGGACTTGACGGCGGATTTGACCGGCGACTGTCGGGTCAATCTCTCGGATGCCGCCGTCATCGCCGCCCATTGGCTGCAAAGCGGCTGTGCAGACCCCAACAGCTGCGGCGGGGCCGATTTGAATCAGTCCGGACGGGTTGAGCCGGCCGACCTTTCTATCCTGGCCGACCAGTGGCTTTTCTGCGGGAGCCCTTTTCCGTCTGAGTGTCTGTAA
- a CDS encoding choice-of-anchor M domain-containing protein gives MKRWMNCFLYAGMMLVFSHAHGALSYTSGHADIGLGFYDGELEFHFHAESAWIGGIPGVSGEFEPDDILIVVPDHAAVLRPDGSEWGFTGTGAGMPVWVLPQHHHHDEGDHDEIPFLGLGTEEIPLGVLLNDTVTLRASSVNGPGHFSLWQMDAFGMPVVYISTFDPASANELTLPAGLHGLQLGIFGSGPV, from the coding sequence ATGAAACGTTGGATGAATTGTTTCTTGTATGCAGGAATGATGTTGGTTTTTTCACATGCACACGGAGCCCTTTCGTACACGTCCGGCCATGCCGATATTGGGCTGGGGTTTTACGACGGCGAACTGGAGTTTCATTTTCATGCCGAAAGCGCCTGGATCGGAGGAATCCCCGGCGTATCGGGGGAATTTGAGCCGGATGACATTTTGATTGTTGTGCCGGACCATGCGGCAGTACTCCGGCCTGACGGTTCCGAATGGGGCTTTACCGGCACAGGCGCGGGCATGCCTGTTTGGGTTCTTCCACAGCATCATCATCACGATGAAGGCGACCATGATGAGATTCCCTTCCTCGGATTGGGCACAGAAGAGATTCCGCTGGGAGTATTGCTGAATGACACTGTTACCCTTAGGGCTTCTTCCGTGAACGGCCCGGGACACTTCAGCTTGTGGCAGATGGATGCTTTTGGGATGCCGGTAGTGTACATCTCCACGTTTGACCCGGCATCGGCCAATGAGCTGACTTTGCCGGCGGGTCTGCATGGCTTACAATTGGGGATTTTCGGCTCCGGGCCTGTATGA